The following proteins are co-located in the Chlorocebus sabaeus isolate Y175 chromosome 21, mChlSab1.0.hap1, whole genome shotgun sequence genome:
- the SHH gene encoding sonic hedgehog protein: MGEMLLLARCLLLVLVSSLLVCSGLACGPGRGFGKRRHPKKLTPLAYKQFIPNVAEKTLGASGRYEGKISRNSERFKELTPNYNPDIIFKDEENTGADRLMTQRCKDKLNALAISVMNQWPGVKLRVTEGWDEDGHHSEESLHYEGRAVDITTSDRDRSKYGMLARLAVEAGFDWVYYESKAHIHCSVKAENSVAAKSGGCFPGSATVHLEQGGTKLVKDLRPGDRVLAADDQGRLLYSDFLTFLDRDDGAKKVFYVIETREPRERLLLTAAHLLFVAPHNDSAAAEPEAFSGAGPPFEGALGHRALFASRVRPGQRVYVVAERDGDRRLLPAAVHSVTLREEAAGAYAPLTAQGTILINRVLASCYAVIEEHGWAHRAFAPFRLAHALLAALAPARTDRGGDSGGGDHGGGGSRVPPPAPGAADATGAGATAGIHWYSQLLYQIGTWLLDSEALHPLGMAVKAS, encoded by the exons ATGGGCGAGATGCTGCTGCTGGCGAGATGTCTGCTGCTAGTCCTCGTCTCCTCGCTGCTGGTGTGCTCGGGACTGGCGTGCGGACCGGGCAGGGGGTTCGGGAAGAGGCGGCACCCCAAAAAGCTGACCCCTTTAGCCTACAAGCAGTTTATCCCCAATGTGGCTGAGAAGACCCTAGGCGCCAGCGGAAGATATGAAGGGAAGATCTCCAGAAACTCCGAGAGATTTAAGGAACTCACCCCCAATTACAACCCCGACATCATATTTAAGGATGAAGAAAACACCGGAGCGGACAGGCTGATGACTCAG AGGTGTAAGGACAAGTTGAACGCTTTGGCCATTTCGGTGATGAACCAGTGGCCAGGAGTGAAACTGCGGGTGACCGAGGGCTGGGACGAGGATGGCCACCACTCAGAGGAGTCTCTGCACTACGAGGGCCGCGCAGTGGACATCACCACGTCCGACCGCGACCGCAGCAAGTACGGCATGCTGGCCCGCCTGGCGGTGGAGGCCGGCTTCGACTGGGTGTACTACGAGTCCAAGGCGCACATCCACTGCTCGGTGAAAGCAG AGAACTCGGTGGCGGCCAAATCGGGCGGCTGCTTCCCGGGCTCGGCCACTGTGCACCTGGAGCAGGGCGGCACCAAGCTGGTAAAGGACCTGCGCCCCGGGGACCGCGTGCTGGCGGCGGACGACCAGGGCCGGCTACTCTACAGCGACTTCCTCACTTTCCTGGACCGCGACGACGGCGCCAAGAAGGTCTTCTATGTGATCGAGACCCGGGAGCCGCGCGAGCGCCTGCTGCTCACCGCCGCGCACCTGCTCTTCGTGGCGCCGCACAACGACTCTGCCGCCGCGGAGCCCGAGGCGTTCTCAGGCGCGGGGCCGCCTTTCGAAGGCGCACTGGGGCATCGGGCGCTGTTCGCCAGCCGCGTGCGCCCGGGCCAGCGCGTGTATGTGGTGGCCGAGCGCGACGGGGACCGCCGGCTCCTGCCCGCCGCTGTACACAGCGTGACCCTACGCGAGGAGGCCGCGGGCGCCTACGCGCCGCTCACGGCCCAGGGCACCATCCTCATCAACCGGGTGCTGGCCTCGTGCTACGCCGTCATCGAGGAGCACGGCTGGGCGCACCGGGCCTTCGCGCCTTTCCGCCTGGCGCACGCGCTCCTGGCTGCACTGGCGCCCGCGCGCACGGACCGCGGCGGGGACAGCGGCGGTGGGGACCACGGGGGCGGCGGCAGCCGAGTGCCCCCGCCTGCGCCAGGTGCAGCCGACGCTACGGGTGCGGGGGCCACCGCGGGCATCCACTGGTACTCGCAGCTGCTCTACCAAATAGGCACCTGGCTCCTGGACAGCGAGGCCCTGCACCCGCTGGGCATGGCGGTCAAGGCCAGCTGA